In a genomic window of Oncorhynchus keta strain PuntledgeMale-10-30-2019 chromosome 26, Oket_V2, whole genome shotgun sequence:
- the LOC118359154 gene encoding tetratricopeptide repeat protein 14-like isoform X1, whose product MDRDLLRQTLSHHGQSLFTHLKCEQSENPDFKAIEPDLSKASYQRKYGGEDHALVEQFIARKADILFAPSWKSSALLEDVLEEEGEEPYAIMPPLEQFMEVSFEERRNLLYRDIERGDIVIGRINSIRDFGFFVTLICMGGGLERDIEDLELTALCPLRDVPSNGNHDDPLSYYQLNDLIRAGVKDIDRYHEKITISLQPSSLGPNLMNLKLGVFSRDDLPLQYSRSVRVANDNTETYERVLEGSLGYSNPSNVEYLLGKIGVSDTQPPSLMRGLQSKHFLEEDFATTIRKKQSASWALKCVRVGVDHFKSGRHVEAMNEYNKALEIDTNNVEALVARGALYANKGSLLKAITDFELALESCPTHRNAKKYLCQTLVERGGQLEEEEKLVTAEGLYRKALALDDSFQDAKEALKKIELLIQKSLKLREEAAAKEAEKAKNVETSAEKLRKILKEEKRYIHTNPSERMKRKQRRSSSSSSSSSSSSDRSSSGRRKSKKKKRKHRRSSRGKKHQQVSSRDNRSVADDEEEWYPAPPNTSASFLDQKSSVVRPFEGPERTEEGSQPPSKGRSHSYHSLSSVSDAPDNSRFEDDPFDASPQRAEGSKGKGVRGDKTSDGDVKESEGSRGQRKSQGQEDQSDPQDVPSSLEKVKHRRMSSSSAGSEHSRKSDQYTNDLPSQSHISTYRRSDSGKYGSTERGDKKEQERGTRRSDGGDYRSSTDATRNGKGSSAGGSQKKELPTNLLDLFSQIAQFEKEKCVKPKK is encoded by the exons ATGGATAGAGATTTACTGAGGCAGACTTTGTCTCACCATGGGCAAAGCCTGTTTACCCATCTCAAATGTGAACAAAGTGAAAATCCAGATTTCAAGGCTATTGAACCTGACTTGTCCAAAGCCAGCTATCAAAG GAAATATGGAGGGGAGGACCATGCCTTAGTGGAGCAGTTTATTGCTAGAAAAGCTGACATCCTGTTTGCGCCATCATGGAAGTCTAGTGCACTTCTGGAGGATGTgttagaggaggaaggagaag AGCCCTACGCCATCATGCCCCCTCTGGAGCAGTTCATGGAGGTGTCGTTTGAGGAACGGAGAAATCTCTTGTACAGGGACATTGAGCGAGGGGACATTGTGATAGGCAGGATCAACTCCATCAGGGACTTTGGCTTCTTTGTAACTTTGATCTGCATGGGAGGTGGACTAGAGCGAgacatagaggatctggagctcACG gcCCTGTGTCCCCTTAGAGATGTACCTTCCAATGGCAATCATGATGATCCGCTATCATACTATCAGCTTAATGATTTGATAAGAG CTGGAGTGAAGGACATTGACCGATACCATGAGAAGATAACCATTTCACTTCAGCCCTCCTCCCTCGGCCCAAATCTGATGAACCTAAAGCTTGGAGTTTTTAGTAGAGATGATTTGCCACTTCAATACAG TCGCAGTGTGAGGGTTGCAAACGACAACACTGAAACCTATGAGAGGGTTTTAGAGGGTTCTCTTGGCTACTCCAATCCGTCTAATGTGGAATATCTCCTGGGGAAGATTGGGGTCAGTGACACACAGCCTCCCTCACTCATGAGAGGGCTACAGAG CAAACATTTCCTTGAGGAGGACTTTGCCACAACTATTCGAAAGAAGCAGTCTGCATCCTGGGCTCTTAAATG TGTAAGGGTTGGTGTGGACCACTTCAAATCTGGCCGCCATGTCGAAGCAATGAATGAATATAACAAGGCCTTAGAGATCGACACTAACAATGTGGAAGCCCTTGTGGCACGTGGTGCACT GTATGCTAACAAAGGGAGTTTGCTGAAGGCAATAACTGACTTTGAGCTGGCATTGGAAAGCTGCCCAACCCACAGAAATGCAAAGAAATACCTATGCCAGACCCTGGTCGAGCGAGGTGGCCA ACTGGAGGAGGAAGAAAAGCTAGTCACAGCTGAAGGTCTCTATAGAAAAGCCCTGGCCTTAGACGACTCCTTCCAAGACGCCAAGGAAGCATTGAAAAAAATAGAGCTGCTTATCCAG AAATCGCTCAAACTGAGAGAAGAGGCAGCTGCAAAGGAAGCAGAAAAAGCTAAGAATGTGGAGACAAGTGCAGAAAAATTGCGTAAAATCTTAAAAGAAGAAAAAAGGTACATCCATACCAATCCGTCAGAAAG AATGAAAAGGAAACAAAGGagatcctcctcttcatcatcgtcttcctcctcttcttccgaccGATCCTCCTCGGGTCGCAGGAAGTCAAAGAAAAAGAAGCGCAAACACAGACGGTCATCTCGAGGGAAGAAACACCAGCAGGTTTCATCCAGGGACAACAGGAGTGTGGCTGATGACGAGGAGGAGTGGTACCCTGCCCCGCCCAACACCTCCGCCTCCTTCCTGGATCAGAAATCTAGCGTGGTTAGGCCGTTTGAGGGGCCAGAGAGGACTGAAGAAGGCAGTCAGCCCCCCAGCAAGGGCAGGAGCCACTCGTACCACTCTTTATCATCAGTGTCTGACGCTCCGGACAACAGCAGGTTTGAAGATGACCCTTTTGACGCCTCTCCTCAGCGAGCTGAGGGCAGCAAGGGAAAAGGTGTCCGTGGTGACAAGACCAGTGATGGAGACGTGAAAGAGAGTGAAGGCTCCAGGGGCCAGAGGAAGAGCCAGGGCCAGGAGGATCAAAGTGACCCACAAGACGTTCCCAGCTCATTGGAGAAAGTCAAACACAGAAGAATGTCCTCCTCATCTGCCGGCTCAGAGCATTCCCGCAAATCTGACCAGTACACCAACGACCTCCCATCACAGTCCCACATATCCACTTACAGGCGATCAGATAGTGGGAAGTATGGTAGCACAGAGCGAGGCGATAAGAAAGAGCAGGAGAGGGGCACTCGAAGGTCTGATGGAGGAGATTACAGGTCTTCCACTGACGCCACTCGGAATGGTAAGGGATCATCCGCAGGAGGAAGTCAGAAAAAAGAGCTACCAACTAATCTCCTAGATCTCTTCAGCCAGATAGCCCAGTTTGAGAAGGAGAAATGTGTCAAGCCGAAAAAGTGA
- the LOC118359154 gene encoding tetratricopeptide repeat protein 14-like isoform X2, which produces MDRDLLRQTLSHHGQSLFTHLKCEQSENPDFKAIEPDLSKASYQRKYGGEDHALVEQFIARKADILFAPSWKSSALLEDVLEEEGEEPYAIMPPLEQFMEVSFEERRNLLYRDIERGDIVIGRINSIRDFGFFVTLICMGGGLERDIEDLELTALCPLRDVPSNGNHDDPLSYYQLNDLIRAGVKDIDRYHEKITISLQPSSLGPNLMNLKLGVFSRDDLPLQYSRSVRVANDNTETYERVLEGSLGYSNPSNVEYLLGKIGVSDTQPPSLMRGLQSKHFLEEDFATTIRKKQSASWALKCVRVGVDHFKSGRHVEAMNEYNKALEIDTNNVEALVARGALYANKGSLLKAITDFELALESCPTHRNAKKYLCQTLVERGGQLEEEEKLVTAEGLYRKALALDDSFQDAKEALKKIELLIQKSLKLREEAAAKEAEKAKNVETSAEKLRKILKEEKRMKRKQRRSSSSSSSSSSSSDRSSSGRRKSKKKKRKHRRSSRGKKHQQVSSRDNRSVADDEEEWYPAPPNTSASFLDQKSSVVRPFEGPERTEEGSQPPSKGRSHSYHSLSSVSDAPDNSRFEDDPFDASPQRAEGSKGKGVRGDKTSDGDVKESEGSRGQRKSQGQEDQSDPQDVPSSLEKVKHRRMSSSSAGSEHSRKSDQYTNDLPSQSHISTYRRSDSGKYGSTERGDKKEQERGTRRSDGGDYRSSTDATRNGKGSSAGGSQKKELPTNLLDLFSQIAQFEKEKCVKPKK; this is translated from the exons ATGGATAGAGATTTACTGAGGCAGACTTTGTCTCACCATGGGCAAAGCCTGTTTACCCATCTCAAATGTGAACAAAGTGAAAATCCAGATTTCAAGGCTATTGAACCTGACTTGTCCAAAGCCAGCTATCAAAG GAAATATGGAGGGGAGGACCATGCCTTAGTGGAGCAGTTTATTGCTAGAAAAGCTGACATCCTGTTTGCGCCATCATGGAAGTCTAGTGCACTTCTGGAGGATGTgttagaggaggaaggagaag AGCCCTACGCCATCATGCCCCCTCTGGAGCAGTTCATGGAGGTGTCGTTTGAGGAACGGAGAAATCTCTTGTACAGGGACATTGAGCGAGGGGACATTGTGATAGGCAGGATCAACTCCATCAGGGACTTTGGCTTCTTTGTAACTTTGATCTGCATGGGAGGTGGACTAGAGCGAgacatagaggatctggagctcACG gcCCTGTGTCCCCTTAGAGATGTACCTTCCAATGGCAATCATGATGATCCGCTATCATACTATCAGCTTAATGATTTGATAAGAG CTGGAGTGAAGGACATTGACCGATACCATGAGAAGATAACCATTTCACTTCAGCCCTCCTCCCTCGGCCCAAATCTGATGAACCTAAAGCTTGGAGTTTTTAGTAGAGATGATTTGCCACTTCAATACAG TCGCAGTGTGAGGGTTGCAAACGACAACACTGAAACCTATGAGAGGGTTTTAGAGGGTTCTCTTGGCTACTCCAATCCGTCTAATGTGGAATATCTCCTGGGGAAGATTGGGGTCAGTGACACACAGCCTCCCTCACTCATGAGAGGGCTACAGAG CAAACATTTCCTTGAGGAGGACTTTGCCACAACTATTCGAAAGAAGCAGTCTGCATCCTGGGCTCTTAAATG TGTAAGGGTTGGTGTGGACCACTTCAAATCTGGCCGCCATGTCGAAGCAATGAATGAATATAACAAGGCCTTAGAGATCGACACTAACAATGTGGAAGCCCTTGTGGCACGTGGTGCACT GTATGCTAACAAAGGGAGTTTGCTGAAGGCAATAACTGACTTTGAGCTGGCATTGGAAAGCTGCCCAACCCACAGAAATGCAAAGAAATACCTATGCCAGACCCTGGTCGAGCGAGGTGGCCA ACTGGAGGAGGAAGAAAAGCTAGTCACAGCTGAAGGTCTCTATAGAAAAGCCCTGGCCTTAGACGACTCCTTCCAAGACGCCAAGGAAGCATTGAAAAAAATAGAGCTGCTTATCCAG AAATCGCTCAAACTGAGAGAAGAGGCAGCTGCAAAGGAAGCAGAAAAAGCTAAGAATGTGGAGACAAGTGCAGAAAAATTGCGTAAAATCTTAAAAGAAGAAAAAAG AATGAAAAGGAAACAAAGGagatcctcctcttcatcatcgtcttcctcctcttcttccgaccGATCCTCCTCGGGTCGCAGGAAGTCAAAGAAAAAGAAGCGCAAACACAGACGGTCATCTCGAGGGAAGAAACACCAGCAGGTTTCATCCAGGGACAACAGGAGTGTGGCTGATGACGAGGAGGAGTGGTACCCTGCCCCGCCCAACACCTCCGCCTCCTTCCTGGATCAGAAATCTAGCGTGGTTAGGCCGTTTGAGGGGCCAGAGAGGACTGAAGAAGGCAGTCAGCCCCCCAGCAAGGGCAGGAGCCACTCGTACCACTCTTTATCATCAGTGTCTGACGCTCCGGACAACAGCAGGTTTGAAGATGACCCTTTTGACGCCTCTCCTCAGCGAGCTGAGGGCAGCAAGGGAAAAGGTGTCCGTGGTGACAAGACCAGTGATGGAGACGTGAAAGAGAGTGAAGGCTCCAGGGGCCAGAGGAAGAGCCAGGGCCAGGAGGATCAAAGTGACCCACAAGACGTTCCCAGCTCATTGGAGAAAGTCAAACACAGAAGAATGTCCTCCTCATCTGCCGGCTCAGAGCATTCCCGCAAATCTGACCAGTACACCAACGACCTCCCATCACAGTCCCACATATCCACTTACAGGCGATCAGATAGTGGGAAGTATGGTAGCACAGAGCGAGGCGATAAGAAAGAGCAGGAGAGGGGCACTCGAAGGTCTGATGGAGGAGATTACAGGTCTTCCACTGACGCCACTCGGAATGGTAAGGGATCATCCGCAGGAGGAAGTCAGAAAAAAGAGCTACCAACTAATCTCCTAGATCTCTTCAGCCAGATAGCCCAGTTTGAGAAGGAGAAATGTGTCAAGCCGAAAAAGTGA
- the LOC118359154 gene encoding tetratricopeptide repeat protein 14-like isoform X3, with translation MDRDLLRQTLSHHGQSLFTHLKCEQSENPDFKAIEPDLSKASYQRKYGGEDHALVEQFIARKADILFAPSWKSSALLEDVLEEEGEEPYAIMPPLEQFMEVSFEERRNLLYRDIERGDIVIGRINSIRDFGFFVTLICMGGGLERDIEDLELTALCPLRDVPSNGNHDDPLSYYQLNDLIRAGVKDIDRYHEKITISLQPSSLGPNLMNLKLGVFSRDDLPLQYSRSVRVANDNTETYERVLEGSLGYSNPSNVEYLLGKIGVSDTQPPSLMRGLQSKHFLEEDFATTIRKKQSASWALKCVRVGVDHFKSGRHVEAMNEYNKALEIDTNNVEALVARGALYANKGSLLKAITDFELALESCPTHRNAKKYLCQTLVERGGQLEEEEKLVTAEGLYRKALALDDSFQDAKEALKKIELLIQKRQLQRKQKKLRMWRQVQKNCVKS, from the exons ATGGATAGAGATTTACTGAGGCAGACTTTGTCTCACCATGGGCAAAGCCTGTTTACCCATCTCAAATGTGAACAAAGTGAAAATCCAGATTTCAAGGCTATTGAACCTGACTTGTCCAAAGCCAGCTATCAAAG GAAATATGGAGGGGAGGACCATGCCTTAGTGGAGCAGTTTATTGCTAGAAAAGCTGACATCCTGTTTGCGCCATCATGGAAGTCTAGTGCACTTCTGGAGGATGTgttagaggaggaaggagaag AGCCCTACGCCATCATGCCCCCTCTGGAGCAGTTCATGGAGGTGTCGTTTGAGGAACGGAGAAATCTCTTGTACAGGGACATTGAGCGAGGGGACATTGTGATAGGCAGGATCAACTCCATCAGGGACTTTGGCTTCTTTGTAACTTTGATCTGCATGGGAGGTGGACTAGAGCGAgacatagaggatctggagctcACG gcCCTGTGTCCCCTTAGAGATGTACCTTCCAATGGCAATCATGATGATCCGCTATCATACTATCAGCTTAATGATTTGATAAGAG CTGGAGTGAAGGACATTGACCGATACCATGAGAAGATAACCATTTCACTTCAGCCCTCCTCCCTCGGCCCAAATCTGATGAACCTAAAGCTTGGAGTTTTTAGTAGAGATGATTTGCCACTTCAATACAG TCGCAGTGTGAGGGTTGCAAACGACAACACTGAAACCTATGAGAGGGTTTTAGAGGGTTCTCTTGGCTACTCCAATCCGTCTAATGTGGAATATCTCCTGGGGAAGATTGGGGTCAGTGACACACAGCCTCCCTCACTCATGAGAGGGCTACAGAG CAAACATTTCCTTGAGGAGGACTTTGCCACAACTATTCGAAAGAAGCAGTCTGCATCCTGGGCTCTTAAATG TGTAAGGGTTGGTGTGGACCACTTCAAATCTGGCCGCCATGTCGAAGCAATGAATGAATATAACAAGGCCTTAGAGATCGACACTAACAATGTGGAAGCCCTTGTGGCACGTGGTGCACT GTATGCTAACAAAGGGAGTTTGCTGAAGGCAATAACTGACTTTGAGCTGGCATTGGAAAGCTGCCCAACCCACAGAAATGCAAAGAAATACCTATGCCAGACCCTGGTCGAGCGAGGTGGCCA ACTGGAGGAGGAAGAAAAGCTAGTCACAGCTGAAGGTCTCTATAGAAAAGCCCTGGCCTTAGACGACTCCTTCCAAGACGCCAAGGAAGCATTGAAAAAAATAGAGCTGCTTATCCAG AAGAGGCAGCTGCAAAGGAAGCAGAAAAAGCTAAGAATGTGGAGACAAGTGCAGAAAAATTGCGTAAAATCTTAA